Proteins co-encoded in one Kutzneria chonburiensis genomic window:
- a CDS encoding HNH endonuclease signature motif containing protein, with amino-acid sequence MELTREIESMEPTGAMFDLVVGVDPASLTQEQLVNFVGVARKVRAVCEWAEHEALNHIEDLTELAMATKVSEPALARSQEIAAALETHPALAARFRRGEIDLARFAAVHERTRHLSDPAQVAEVDQALAEEAAGMTRTQVCRKATALVAKADPDGYEQRCHKAKDDRQVGLSALPDGMAKLTWILPAAEAHQLFQQICADAKSLPKDERTTDQKRSDVLWDRLRGKHTNWNVRTFVTISMETLLGLTNDPGLLAGYGPIAAEAARELAMHGPFRGLLLDEYQQISAISTDTYRPTALMKETSVARAGGTCTAPGCTLPIQEHDHITPWLTGPTQATNLQGLCTWHHHRKHDNYTVTQDSDGTTHWITPAGRHHTTRPLRH; translated from the coding sequence ATGGAACTCACCCGCGAGATCGAGAGCATGGAACCCACAGGGGCCATGTTCGATCTGGTGGTGGGTGTGGATCCGGCGAGCCTGACCCAAGAGCAGTTGGTCAATTTTGTGGGAGTGGCCCGGAAGGTGCGGGCCGTGTGTGAATGGGCCGAACATGAGGCCCTCAACCACATCGAAGACCTCACCGAATTGGCGATGGCCACGAAGGTGTCAGAGCCGGCGCTGGCCCGCTCCCAGGAGATCGCCGCCGCCCTGGAGACTCATCCCGCGCTGGCGGCGCGGTTCCGTCGGGGTGAGATCGACCTGGCCCGGTTCGCGGCGGTCCACGAGCGGACCCGCCACCTCTCGGACCCGGCCCAGGTCGCCGAAGTCGACCAGGCCCTGGCCGAGGAAGCCGCTGGCATGACCCGGACGCAGGTGTGTCGCAAGGCCACCGCCCTGGTCGCGAAGGCCGACCCGGATGGTTATGAGCAGCGCTGCCACAAAGCCAAAGACGACCGGCAGGTCGGGCTCTCGGCCTTGCCTGACGGTATGGCCAAGCTGACCTGGATCCTCCCGGCTGCTGAGGCCCACCAGCTGTTCCAGCAGATCTGCGCCGATGCGAAGTCCCTGCCGAAGGACGAGCGCACCACTGACCAGAAACGGTCGGATGTGCTCTGGGATCGTCTGCGGGGCAAGCACACCAACTGGAACGTGCGGACCTTCGTGACCATCTCGATGGAGACCTTGCTTGGTCTCACGAATGACCCCGGCCTGCTCGCCGGCTATGGGCCGATCGCGGCCGAGGCGGCCCGGGAGTTGGCCATGCACGGCCCGTTCCGAGGCCTGCTGCTGGATGAGTACCAGCAGATCTCCGCGATCAGCACCGACACCTACCGGCCCACGGCGCTGATGAAGGAGACGTCCGTTGCTCGGGCCGGCGGCACCTGCACCGCCCCCGGCTGCACCCTGCCCATCCAGGAACACGACCACATCACCCCCTGGCTCACAGGCCCCACCCAAGCGACCAACCTGCAAGGGCTCTGCACCTGGCACCACCACCGCAAACACGACAACTACACAGTGACCCAGGATTCAGACGGCACCACCCACTGGATCACACCGGCCGGCCGCCACCACACCACCCGCCCCCTGCGCCACTAA
- a CDS encoding DUF6875 domain-containing protein yields MTTPPQVDARVLFWSAAEVDAGEVPEQHLPYVREILAWARRYLVSAHPELGRNGPVCPYTQPSLHKGLFHLAALSGEGDVNEAVESLRAWYERIGAGMAAGDRELLTVLLVLPQLDYEDASGLDAVQAVAKDKFVEDGLMIGQFHPVCDAPGLWNPEFKALRAPVPLLAIRKLVVYDLPFLVDHRAHAESYLRRFASEIPSRVRKQLAQRIIG; encoded by the coding sequence ATGACGACGCCGCCGCAGGTCGACGCGCGTGTGTTGTTCTGGTCGGCGGCCGAGGTGGACGCCGGGGAGGTGCCCGAGCAGCATCTGCCGTACGTGCGTGAGATTTTGGCGTGGGCGCGGCGGTATCTGGTGTCGGCGCATCCGGAGCTCGGGCGGAACGGGCCGGTGTGTCCGTATACGCAGCCGTCGCTGCACAAGGGGCTGTTTCACTTGGCCGCGTTGTCGGGGGAGGGAGACGTCAACGAGGCTGTGGAGAGCCTGCGGGCGTGGTACGAGCGGATCGGCGCGGGAATGGCGGCGGGGGATCGTGAGCTGCTGACCGTCCTGCTGGTGTTGCCGCAGTTGGACTATGAGGATGCCAGTGGGTTGGATGCGGTGCAGGCGGTGGCGAAGGACAAGTTCGTCGAGGACGGGCTGATGATCGGGCAGTTCCATCCGGTGTGTGATGCGCCTGGGTTGTGGAATCCGGAGTTCAAGGCGTTGCGGGCGCCGGTGCCGTTGTTGGCTATTCGGAAGCTTGTCGTGTATGACTTGCCGTTTTTGGTGGATCATCGGGCGCATGCTGAGAGTTATTTGCGAAGGTTTGCTTCTGAGATTCCGTCTCGGGTTCGGAAGCAGTTGGCGCAGAGGATTATTGGGTAG
- a CDS encoding FAD-binding oxidoreductase: MKSPSEEDWRRLDLAVTGRVLRPGDNGFGTVSTPFNRRFADVVPGGVVSVADVVDVQRAITWAREVGVRVSVRGGGHSYAGFSVCPGLVLDLSGLKTVSANASSGLVTAAGGASMSTVYSAIEPCEMAFALGNGASVGIGGLTLGGGYGATSRVHGITADALVATTLVTADGEVLRCDASENADLFWACRGGGGGNFGVNVSFTFQAQAVSDCATYVLLWRIEDAEKVFSVVQQTVGAAPDAFAARVGVSTTGSDAVVSCIGQYMGPASELREILDPVLSVAQPFRAMIEDRTYWQAKDDLLHDTSAGAFAARTSVLTRALPDEAVESMLAQVRRWPGSGNSDGGGAALFSWGGAVNRVGLGDTAFPHRDARFLLAMDTSWAEDDSPAVVDANLGWLGELADSMAPYGDGRSYVNFTDPDLASWRSAYYGENYARLAEIKRWVDPDGFFAFDQGIGS; the protein is encoded by the coding sequence ATGAAGTCTCCGTCCGAAGAGGACTGGCGACGCCTCGACCTGGCCGTCACCGGCCGCGTGCTGCGCCCGGGGGACAACGGGTTCGGCACGGTCAGCACGCCGTTCAACCGACGCTTCGCCGATGTGGTGCCGGGTGGGGTGGTGTCCGTCGCTGACGTTGTCGACGTGCAGCGGGCGATTACGTGGGCGCGGGAGGTGGGCGTTCGGGTTTCGGTGCGTGGGGGCGGACACAGTTACGCCGGGTTCTCGGTGTGTCCGGGGTTGGTTCTGGATCTGTCGGGGCTGAAAACGGTGTCGGCCAACGCTTCTAGTGGGCTGGTCACGGCGGCCGGTGGGGCTTCGATGTCCACTGTGTACTCGGCGATCGAGCCGTGTGAGATGGCTTTCGCGCTGGGGAACGGGGCGTCGGTCGGGATTGGTGGGCTGACGCTTGGTGGCGGGTATGGTGCGACGTCGCGGGTGCATGGCATCACGGCCGATGCGTTGGTCGCTACGACTTTAGTGACGGCTGACGGGGAAGTGCTTCGGTGTGACGCGTCGGAGAACGCTGATCTGTTCTGGGCGTGCCGGGGCGGGGGTGGGGGGAACTTCGGCGTGAACGTGTCGTTCACGTTCCAGGCCCAGGCGGTGTCGGACTGTGCGACCTATGTGTTGCTGTGGCGGATCGAGGACGCGGAGAAGGTGTTCTCGGTGGTGCAGCAGACAGTTGGTGCCGCGCCGGACGCGTTTGCGGCACGGGTCGGGGTCAGTACGACGGGGTCGGATGCTGTTGTGTCGTGCATCGGGCAGTACATGGGGCCGGCGTCGGAGCTGCGGGAGATCCTTGATCCGGTGCTGTCGGTGGCGCAGCCGTTCCGGGCGATGATCGAGGACCGGACGTACTGGCAGGCGAAGGATGATCTGCTGCACGACACCTCGGCCGGGGCTTTCGCGGCTCGGACGAGTGTGCTGACGCGTGCGTTGCCTGATGAGGCTGTCGAGTCGATGCTGGCGCAGGTTCGTCGCTGGCCGGGGAGTGGGAATTCCGATGGGGGAGGGGCGGCACTGTTCTCGTGGGGTGGGGCGGTGAACCGGGTTGGACTGGGGGACACGGCTTTTCCGCATCGGGATGCTCGGTTCCTGCTGGCGATGGACACGTCGTGGGCGGAGGATGACTCGCCGGCGGTGGTGGATGCGAATCTCGGGTGGCTGGGGGAGCTGGCTGATTCGATGGCACCGTATGGTGATGGTCGGTCGTATGTGAACTTCACTGATCCGGACCTGGCATCGTGGCGGAGTGCGTACTACGGGGAGAACTACGCGCGGCTGGCGGAGATCAAGCGATGGGTGGATCCGGACGGGTTCTTCGCTTTTGACCAAGGGATCGGGTCATGA
- a CDS encoding cupin domain-containing protein: protein MTDQEPVAVDIRREDHENLVQAYGLEMKLLYPWDGLTAPFEGAWCVLRPGDTSVTHAHHEHEIFIGMTGRAEVVTPDRTYEFNAGDVAFLRPGIEHHLTNTHDEDFAYYAIWWDRAMSEGFVKQEEERAVAGGDR from the coding sequence GTGACCGACCAAGAGCCCGTGGCCGTGGACATCCGCCGTGAGGACCACGAGAACCTGGTCCAGGCCTACGGACTGGAAATGAAGCTGCTGTACCCGTGGGACGGCCTGACGGCCCCGTTCGAGGGCGCGTGGTGCGTGCTGCGGCCGGGGGACACGTCGGTGACGCACGCCCACCACGAGCACGAGATCTTCATCGGCATGACGGGCCGCGCCGAGGTGGTGACGCCCGATCGGACCTATGAGTTCAACGCCGGCGACGTCGCCTTCCTGCGCCCCGGCATCGAGCACCATCTGACCAACACGCACGACGAGGACTTCGCCTACTACGCGATCTGGTGGGACCGGGCGATGTCCGAGGGTTTCGTGAAGCAGGAAGAGGAACGAGCCGTCGCCGGTGGTGATCGGTGA
- a CDS encoding LuxR C-terminal-related transcriptional regulator gives MTHPAQIEGLYAGGRQNVTLETGSRVTVLLADAHPVARRRIRSTLERAGGCVVLGEATTAAEAFAETAWHRPDVLVVDPHQFGAMDVADMIGHVARIAPGTRVLIVTSVDDDVAVRAALHAGARGYLVAADADADQVLRGVQVVANGEVIVGRSVAGRLPALFTPLGGQAPYPFPQLTAREQQVLERIAAGKSNLAIARELALASKTISNRVSSVLGKLGVTDRAQAIVLARDAGLGRG, from the coding sequence ATGACTCACCCGGCACAGATCGAAGGCCTGTACGCCGGTGGCCGGCAGAACGTGACCCTTGAGACCGGATCTCGCGTGACGGTGCTGCTGGCCGACGCGCATCCGGTGGCGCGCAGACGAATCAGATCCACCCTCGAGCGGGCCGGCGGCTGCGTCGTGCTCGGCGAGGCCACCACCGCGGCCGAGGCGTTCGCCGAGACCGCGTGGCACCGCCCGGACGTGCTCGTCGTGGACCCGCACCAGTTCGGCGCCATGGACGTGGCCGACATGATCGGTCATGTGGCCCGGATCGCCCCTGGCACAAGGGTTCTGATCGTCACCTCGGTCGACGACGACGTGGCCGTGCGGGCCGCGCTGCACGCTGGCGCCCGGGGCTATCTGGTCGCCGCGGACGCCGATGCGGACCAGGTGCTGCGCGGCGTTCAGGTGGTGGCCAACGGCGAAGTGATCGTCGGTCGCTCGGTGGCCGGCCGGCTGCCGGCGCTGTTCACCCCGCTCGGCGGACAGGCGCCGTACCCCTTCCCACAGCTGACCGCGCGGGAACAGCAGGTGCTGGAACGGATCGCGGCCGGCAAGTCCAACCTGGCCATCGCCCGCGAGCTGGCGCTGGCGTCCAAGACGATCAGCAACCGGGTCTCCTCGGTGCTGGGCAAGCTCGGCGTGACCGACCGGGCCCAGGCCATCGTGCTGGCCCGCGACGCCGGCCTCGGCCGGGGCTGA
- a CDS encoding lysine N(6)-hydroxylase/L-ornithine N(5)-oxygenase family protein — translation MTDQEVGLLAIGAGPANLALAVAIEESGSDALAAETLLLDQSPDIKWQRDLLMPWARSQVSFLKDLVTLRNPRSKFSFLNFLHDSGRLDEFVNLGTFNPFRWEISDYLQWVARSLEQVDIRFNAKAQCIEPTRDGDGSITGWRVTLHGGDTIRCRDLVVGGGRDRHVPAVFADLPADRIIHSAQYRTRIAELPADAPLRAVVVGGAQSAAEMFMALHQNLPNSELTMVVRSIGLQNYQTSKFVNELFYPSFVDVFYDSPPEVRAQILDEMHLTNYAGLAPPMLEQIYTMLYQQRGVGQERSRVRPLTEVVGARVEDDEVVLDLRDRTSGKVEELRCDVVLVGTGFDKRMPAMVRDLADKVGLDEISVSRCYRVDLGDSAWGAMYLQGVNEATHGIADSLISVLARRSQDIVNDLLARRGELRSA, via the coding sequence GTGACTGACCAAGAGGTGGGCTTGCTCGCGATCGGCGCGGGGCCGGCGAACCTGGCCCTCGCGGTGGCCATCGAGGAGTCCGGTTCGGACGCGCTGGCTGCCGAGACGCTGCTGCTGGACCAGAGCCCCGACATCAAGTGGCAGCGCGACCTGCTGATGCCGTGGGCCCGCAGCCAGGTGTCCTTCCTCAAGGACCTGGTGACCCTGCGCAACCCGCGCAGCAAGTTCTCCTTCCTCAACTTCCTGCACGACTCGGGCCGGCTGGACGAGTTCGTGAACCTGGGCACCTTCAACCCGTTCCGCTGGGAGATCTCCGACTATCTCCAGTGGGTGGCCCGCTCGCTGGAGCAGGTGGACATCCGGTTCAACGCCAAGGCGCAGTGCATCGAGCCGACCCGGGACGGGGACGGATCGATCACGGGCTGGCGGGTCACGCTGCACGGCGGCGACACGATTCGCTGCCGGGACCTGGTCGTCGGCGGGGGCCGGGACCGACACGTCCCGGCGGTGTTCGCCGACCTGCCGGCCGACCGGATCATCCACAGCGCACAGTACCGGACCAGAATCGCTGAGTTACCGGCCGACGCGCCGCTGCGGGCGGTGGTGGTCGGCGGGGCGCAGTCCGCGGCCGAGATGTTCATGGCCCTGCACCAGAACCTGCCCAACAGCGAGCTGACCATGGTGGTGCGGTCGATCGGCCTGCAGAACTACCAGACCAGCAAGTTCGTCAACGAGCTGTTCTATCCGTCCTTTGTGGACGTCTTCTACGACAGCCCGCCCGAGGTCCGCGCCCAGATCCTGGACGAGATGCACCTGACCAACTACGCCGGCCTGGCCCCGCCGATGCTGGAGCAGATCTACACCATGCTGTACCAGCAGCGCGGCGTCGGGCAGGAGCGGTCACGCGTGCGGCCGCTGACCGAGGTGGTCGGGGCGCGGGTCGAGGACGACGAGGTGGTGCTGGACCTGCGCGACCGGACCTCCGGCAAGGTGGAGGAGTTGCGCTGCGACGTGGTGCTGGTCGGCACCGGTTTCGACAAGCGCATGCCGGCGATGGTCCGTGATCTGGCCGACAAGGTCGGGCTGGACGAGATCTCGGTCAGCCGCTGCTACCGGGTCGATCTCGGCGACTCGGCCTGGGGCGCGATGTACCTGCAGGGCGTCAACGAGGCCACGCACGGCATCGCCGACTCGCTGATCAGCGTGCTGGCCCGGCGGTCCCAGGACATCGTCAACGACCTGCTGGCCCGTCGCGGCGAGCTGAGGAGCGCCTGA
- a CDS encoding class I tRNA ligase family protein has product MTERLVIISPAPTANGDLHVGHLAGPFLAADVCTRYTRATGGEALYGTGMHFTQNYVVTAARKLGVSPEHLRVRSAEQVERTLAAMGIEVDGFGCIGDRFTKMVLDFYDRLHSLGKLKLRTWRFPYLPSTGEYLMDAYVIGGCPFCLATGYAGICESCGLPVAPGDLLDPRSTLYPDEPLETREAEILVFPVEEYRAELTAYFAKTTMRPHMAQMIEDVLAGPLPDFPITQPTSWGIPAPFPEVPGQVIYPHMEGMPWSMFTTALAAERRGAVLKSDDEFWRKDSGTTVVYFTGLDATYPFAVVGTAMLTALGEYVVPAQYITNDFYELANEKFSTSRGHVVSGRELAAEVPRDLIRFHLSATSPEFQRTDFTREALVRVTDTRLVRPWNRVAAAVDAWVGRGALPVSERSRRSAQRMVDRFAAGYNVRRFSLTAVASTMAEQLGRLDQMAAGVTKETAGDLCHEVDVFLRCAAPVLIDLAAAALADTTIPARQDAVTITPTPLPRLTGAGG; this is encoded by the coding sequence ATGACCGAGCGATTGGTGATCATCTCGCCCGCGCCGACGGCCAACGGCGACCTGCACGTCGGCCACCTGGCCGGCCCGTTCCTGGCCGCCGACGTGTGCACCCGGTACACCCGGGCCACCGGCGGGGAGGCGTTGTACGGCACCGGGATGCACTTCACCCAGAACTATGTGGTCACCGCCGCCCGCAAGCTCGGGGTGTCGCCGGAGCACCTGCGGGTCCGGTCGGCCGAGCAGGTGGAGCGCACGCTGGCCGCGATGGGGATCGAGGTGGACGGGTTCGGCTGTATCGGCGACCGGTTCACCAAGATGGTGCTGGACTTCTACGACCGGCTGCACAGCCTGGGCAAGCTGAAGCTGCGCACCTGGCGCTTCCCGTACCTGCCGAGCACCGGCGAGTACCTGATGGACGCGTACGTGATCGGCGGCTGCCCGTTCTGCCTGGCCACCGGCTATGCCGGCATCTGCGAGAGCTGCGGCCTTCCGGTCGCGCCCGGCGATCTGCTCGACCCGCGGTCGACGCTGTACCCGGACGAGCCGCTGGAGACCCGCGAGGCCGAGATCCTGGTGTTCCCGGTCGAGGAGTACCGGGCCGAACTCACCGCCTACTTCGCCAAGACGACCATGCGCCCGCACATGGCCCAGATGATCGAGGACGTGCTGGCCGGGCCGCTGCCCGACTTCCCGATCACGCAGCCGACGTCGTGGGGCATCCCGGCGCCGTTCCCCGAGGTGCCGGGCCAGGTGATCTACCCGCACATGGAGGGCATGCCGTGGAGCATGTTCACCACGGCGCTGGCCGCCGAGCGTCGGGGCGCGGTGCTCAAGTCCGACGACGAGTTCTGGCGCAAGGATTCCGGGACGACGGTCGTCTACTTCACCGGCCTTGACGCCACCTACCCGTTCGCCGTGGTCGGGACGGCGATGTTGACCGCGCTCGGTGAGTACGTGGTGCCGGCGCAGTACATCACCAACGACTTCTACGAGCTGGCCAACGAGAAGTTCTCCACCAGCCGCGGACATGTGGTGTCGGGGCGGGAGCTGGCGGCCGAGGTGCCGCGGGACCTGATCCGGTTCCACCTGTCGGCGACGAGCCCGGAGTTCCAGCGCACGGACTTCACCCGCGAGGCACTGGTTCGCGTGACCGACACGCGGCTCGTGCGGCCGTGGAACCGGGTCGCGGCGGCGGTCGACGCGTGGGTGGGGCGCGGGGCGCTGCCGGTGTCCGAGCGGTCGCGGCGGTCCGCGCAGCGGATGGTCGACCGCTTCGCCGCCGGCTACAACGTGCGGCGCTTCAGCCTGACGGCCGTGGCGTCGACCATGGCTGAGCAGTTGGGGCGGTTGGACCAGATGGCCGCAGGGGTGACCAAGGAGACCGCCGGCGATCTCTGCCACGAGGTGGACGTCTTCCTCCGCTGCGCCGCGCCGGTGCTCATCGACCTCGCGGCGGCGGCCTTGGCCGACACCACGATCCCGGCCCGCCAGGACGCTGTGACGATCACGCCCACTCCCCTGCCGCGGTTGACCGGGGCCGGCGGCTGA
- a CDS encoding NAD(P)/FAD-dependent oxidoreductase, translating to MSSIVVVGAGVTGMVTAIECARAGHRVTLLDRGPIPNPAATSADQHRALRVQRPGDPVMTAQMADARRRWLALESLLGTRFFRQVGIVTAWPLPETGSLTVVDPEKLPHVRFPAGTVGVLDADAGVLLADRFLDAAAAWLKSHPMVTVRPESTVKFVAEHWVSLVDGTALGADVVVVAAGPWSRELVDVPVTLYRQTMVYLRPPADLAAWWEHAPGVGGLGADCRAWLLPPGDGTLLKISSDLVCRHVESTVAGDSKHWIDRLLTEPILSEMERYQVVAAKECHYAADPDTGGALLNHVGPGLWVRPACGGSGFAAAPLVVHTIVEAMEATG from the coding sequence ATGTCCAGCATCGTTGTCGTCGGCGCCGGGGTCACGGGGATGGTGACGGCGATCGAGTGCGCGCGGGCGGGACACCGCGTGACGCTGCTCGATCGCGGCCCCATCCCCAACCCGGCCGCCACGTCGGCCGACCAGCACCGGGCGCTGCGCGTGCAGCGGCCCGGGGATCCGGTCATGACGGCCCAGATGGCCGACGCCCGGCGACGCTGGCTGGCGCTGGAGTCGTTGCTGGGTACGCGGTTCTTCCGGCAGGTCGGGATAGTAACGGCCTGGCCGTTACCCGAGACCGGCTCGCTGACCGTGGTCGATCCGGAGAAGTTGCCGCACGTCCGGTTTCCGGCCGGCACGGTCGGTGTGCTGGATGCCGACGCGGGAGTGCTGCTGGCCGACCGGTTCCTGGACGCCGCGGCGGCGTGGCTGAAGAGTCACCCGATGGTCACGGTCAGGCCGGAGAGCACGGTGAAGTTCGTCGCCGAGCACTGGGTGTCCCTTGTGGACGGCACGGCGCTCGGCGCGGACGTCGTGGTGGTGGCGGCCGGGCCGTGGAGCCGTGAGCTGGTCGACGTTCCGGTGACGCTGTACCGGCAGACCATGGTCTATCTGCGGCCGCCGGCCGATCTGGCGGCGTGGTGGGAGCACGCGCCCGGGGTCGGCGGGCTGGGCGCGGACTGCCGGGCCTGGCTGCTGCCGCCGGGCGACGGCACGCTGCTCAAGATCAGCTCCGACCTGGTCTGCCGGCACGTGGAATCGACGGTCGCCGGCGACAGCAAGCACTGGATCGACCGGCTGCTCACCGAGCCGATTCTGTCCGAAATGGAGCGCTACCAGGTGGTGGCGGCCAAGGAATGCCACTACGCCGCCGATCCCGACACCGGCGGGGCACTGCTCAACCACGTCGGGCCGGGCCTGTGGGTCCGTCCCGCCTGCGGCGGCTCGGGATTCGCCGCCGCACCACTCGTAGTACACACGATCGTCGAAGCCATGGAGGCGACAGGATGA
- a CDS encoding MFS transporter, with amino-acid sequence MNDRASDGVLAAIRATPASIRYLLGGMLLNQLGAFVQSFLLLYLVHRGVSAELAGVGLVAYAVGAIIGSTLGGELAHRLGTRFTIGLAMAASGPLVALIPLLSGPGTFWLVILDVGLAGLVTQAYRPAASVMLAELMPEKFQVMSFSMMRIALNAGAAGAALLATVFIAVNWDLLFYVDGATALLYSLLAFALLPNVVAPEEEKPAPGENASRGSAYSVLARDGRFLMYLAAVFIGTVVYAQYTVALPLKIVADGLSTDLYSFVLATSGIVLITCELKVTSYIVKWPPSLAVFLGHVVFGLAFLGWGLSAGNAAVVIISAAMFTGGLMMSGPTMFARPAKVPARYRARYLGVTSSVMGLAQALGPILGVLAWTALGSVWFPVLTVLAVITGALAWGGIKVKEDKPETVIAEEAVA; translated from the coding sequence ATGAACGACAGGGCGTCCGACGGCGTGCTCGCCGCGATCAGGGCGACGCCGGCGTCGATCCGGTACCTGCTCGGCGGCATGCTGCTCAACCAGCTGGGCGCGTTCGTCCAGTCCTTCCTGCTGCTGTATCTGGTGCACCGCGGCGTGTCGGCCGAGCTGGCCGGTGTCGGCCTGGTCGCCTACGCGGTCGGCGCGATCATCGGCAGCACGCTCGGCGGCGAGCTCGCGCACCGGCTCGGCACCCGGTTCACCATCGGGCTGGCCATGGCCGCGTCCGGGCCGCTGGTGGCGTTGATCCCACTGCTGTCAGGACCGGGCACGTTCTGGCTGGTCATCCTGGACGTCGGCCTGGCCGGGCTGGTCACGCAGGCTTACCGGCCGGCGGCCTCGGTGATGCTGGCCGAGCTGATGCCGGAGAAGTTCCAGGTCATGTCCTTCTCCATGATGCGCATCGCGCTCAACGCGGGCGCGGCCGGCGCGGCCCTGCTGGCCACCGTGTTCATCGCGGTGAACTGGGACCTGCTGTTCTATGTGGACGGTGCGACGGCGCTGCTGTACTCGCTGCTGGCCTTCGCGCTGCTGCCCAACGTGGTCGCGCCCGAGGAGGAGAAGCCGGCGCCGGGCGAGAACGCGTCTCGCGGGTCGGCCTACAGCGTGCTGGCCCGGGACGGCCGGTTCCTGATGTACCTGGCCGCGGTGTTCATCGGCACCGTGGTGTACGCCCAGTACACGGTGGCGCTGCCGTTGAAGATCGTCGCCGACGGGCTGTCCACCGACCTGTACAGCTTCGTGCTGGCCACCTCGGGCATCGTGCTGATCACCTGCGAGCTGAAGGTCACCTCGTACATCGTGAAATGGCCGCCGTCGCTGGCGGTGTTCCTCGGCCACGTGGTGTTCGGGCTGGCCTTCCTCGGCTGGGGGCTGTCCGCCGGCAACGCGGCGGTCGTGATCATCAGCGCCGCGATGTTCACCGGCGGGCTGATGATGTCCGGCCCGACCATGTTCGCCCGGCCGGCCAAGGTGCCGGCCCGCTACCGGGCCCGCTACCTGGGCGTCACCAGCTCGGTCATGGGTCTGGCCCAGGCGCTCGGGCCGATTCTCGGTGTGCTGGCCTGGACCGCGCTGGGCAGCGTGTGGTTCCCGGTGCTGACCGTGCTTGCCGTCATCACCGGCGCGCTGGCCTGGGGCGGCATCAAGGTCAAGGAGGACAAGCCGGAAACGGTGATCGCGGAGGAGGCGGTCGCATGA
- a CDS encoding ATP-grasp domain-containing protein, whose product MSTLLVIGSGLRYYREYLVESVHRRARAAGLRLVLLNNLKPTWQQQYFDEIVLADVFDPAVMIAEARKVAAREKIVGLMCWDEPLVLTAGELAAEFGVPGLGLAGVHGCRDKHRTRDLLTAAGLPQPGYTMTADPVEARKAAEAIGFPVVVKPRALGASIGVVLARDESEFDAAFAVALAASEVDQGIYGAQAIVEGYADGPEVSVDGAVHKGEYLPMFLARKESGEHPYFEEIGHVVDAADPLLVDETVIDTLARAHRALGIEDGITHSELRLTADGPVVIEINGRVGGDLIPLLGKIATGIDSGEVLFDVATGQRPDITPTKRSVAGIRFGLPAEDCVVRKVTVPTETEGLVTASPMVDPGTTLRLPPGGYLARHSFVVCEAADVTTCRQRLVETSAMVEVDAEPIGPPKPDAAFEMPAGLLDTDA is encoded by the coding sequence ATGAGCACCCTGTTGGTGATCGGCAGCGGACTGCGCTACTACCGCGAGTACCTGGTCGAGTCCGTCCACCGCCGGGCCCGGGCCGCCGGGCTGCGGCTGGTGCTGCTCAACAATCTCAAGCCGACCTGGCAGCAGCAGTACTTCGACGAGATCGTGCTGGCCGACGTGTTCGACCCGGCGGTGATGATCGCCGAGGCCCGCAAGGTCGCCGCGCGCGAAAAGATCGTCGGGCTGATGTGCTGGGACGAGCCGCTCGTGCTGACGGCCGGCGAGCTGGCGGCCGAGTTCGGCGTGCCGGGACTGGGATTGGCCGGCGTGCACGGTTGCCGGGACAAGCACCGCACCCGCGACCTGCTGACCGCCGCCGGTCTGCCGCAGCCTGGGTACACCATGACCGCCGATCCGGTCGAGGCGAGGAAAGCCGCTGAGGCTATTGGCTTTCCGGTCGTCGTGAAGCCGCGGGCGTTGGGTGCGAGCATCGGCGTGGTGCTGGCTCGGGACGAGTCGGAGTTCGACGCCGCGTTCGCCGTGGCGCTGGCGGCCAGCGAGGTGGATCAGGGCATCTACGGCGCACAGGCCATTGTGGAGGGTTATGCCGACGGGCCGGAGGTCAGCGTCGACGGGGCCGTGCACAAGGGCGAGTACCTGCCGATGTTCCTGGCCCGCAAGGAAAGCGGCGAGCACCCGTACTTCGAGGAGATCGGGCACGTCGTCGACGCGGCCGACCCGCTGCTGGTCGACGAGACGGTGATCGACACGCTGGCCCGGGCACACCGCGCGCTGGGCATCGAGGACGGCATCACCCACAGCGAGCTGCGGCTGACCGCTGACGGCCCGGTGGTGATCGAGATCAACGGCCGGGTCGGCGGCGACCTGATCCCGCTGCTGGGCAAGATCGCCACCGGCATCGACTCCGGCGAGGTGCTGTTCGACGTGGCCACCGGGCAGCGTCCGGACATCACGCCGACCAAGCGGTCCGTGGCCGGCATCCGGTTCGGACTGCCGGCAGAAGACTGTGTGGTGCGGAAAGTGACCGTGCCGACAGAAACCGAAGGGCTGGTCACGGCGTCGCCGATGGTCGACCCGGGCACCACGCTGCGGCTGCCGCCCGGCGGCTACCTCGCGCGCCATTCGTTCGTGGTGTGCGAGGCCGCCGATGTGACGACCTGCCGCCAAAGACTGGTCGAGACCTCGGCCATGGTCGAGGTCGACGCCGAGCCGATCGGGCCGCCCAAACCCGACGCGGCCTTCGAGATGCCGGCCGGCCTGCTGGACACCGACGCGTGA